GAAGGGACATGAAGACGAGGGAGACGGAACACCGGATGCCCGAGGTCGAAGTCGGCGGCGGTACAGGTTCCGTATGCTCTACCCACTGAGCTACACCGGCCCAGAGCCGATGACGGGACTCGAACCCGCGACCCTACGATCAAGAAGTAACCGCTGCCTGCGCACCGGGCATCCGGCGCCTGCCTCCCGAGATCAGGTGGATCGCGGTGGGATTCTTGGAGAGAGAAGTAACCGCGTTCCGCGCACCGGGAGGTGCATGAAATTGTCCATCCGGAGTTCAGGGCGGCGGGACCATATTTGGTGCTCTGCCCCTGAGCTACACCGGCACGAATGCCGGTGGCAGGATTCGAACCTGCGACCTCCCCATTAAGAGTGGAAGTAGGTCCTGCCTTCGCACCCGGACAGAAAGAACTCTAGGCGGCGGGCCGCTTGTGGGGCCAAGGGTTTTTCGCGCCCCTCCGGGCCCGGCGTGCCCACGACTCCCTTTCACCGAGGGCCACTTGGGACGAAAGCGCGCCGCCGCCCACCGGAGGACCGGGGGCGGCGGCGCGTACGACGTGCCGCGGGGCGGCGGAAGGCGTCAGCGGCGGGGCTGGCGCTTCCAGGGGCCGGTGATGGCGTACATGATGCCCGGCTCCTGCACGTTGGCGAACAGGGTGCGGCCGTCGGGCGAGAAGGTGACCCCGGCGAACTCGCTGTACTCCGGCTCCTCGGCGGTGCCGATGTTGAGCTGGTTGCGGGCGATCGGGTACGTACGGCCGCTGTCGGTGGCGCCGAACAAGTGCTGGATGCCCTCGCCGTCCTCGGCGAGGATCAGGCCGCCGTACGGGGAGACGGTGATGTTGTCCGGGCCGTCGAGGGCGCCGTCCTTCGAGGGGTCCTCGTTGACGCCGAGCAGCACCTTCAGGGTGAGGGTGCGGCGGCCCGGGTGGTAGAACCACACCTGGCCGTCGTGCTGCTCGGGGCTCTCCTCGCGGGCGTAGGAGGAGACGATGTACACACCGCCGTCACCCCACCACATGCCCTCCAGCTTGCGGGCCCGGGTGACCTCGCCGTCCGTGAACTGCTTGCGCACCGAGACGGTCTTGGCGTCGCGGTCGGGGACGTCGATCCAGTCGATGCCGTAGACCGTGCCGATCTCGGTGGCGCGAGACAGGTCGTCCACGAACCGGCCGCCGGAGTCGAAGCACTTGAAGGCCTGGAGCACGCCCGCGTCGTCGGCGAGCGTGGCCAGCTTGCCCCGGCCGTGCTCGAAGCCGCGCGGCGGGGTCCAGCGGTAGAGCAGGCCGTTCGGGTCGCTGGCGTCCTCGGTCAGGTACAGGTGGCCCCGGCGGCGGTCGACCACGACCGCCTCGTGGGCGTAGCGGCCGAGCGCCTTGATGGGCTTGGGTTCCCGGTTGGCGCGCTCGTCCTCGGGGTCGACCTCGAAGACATAACCGTGGTCCTTGGTCATGCCCTTCTGACCGGCCTTGTCCTCGGTCTCCTCGCAGGTGAGCCAGGTGCCCCAAGGGGTGGCGCCACCGGCGCAGTTGGTGGAGGTGCCCGCGATACCGACCCACTGGCCGACGTGGCCGTCGCGGCGGACCTCGACGACGGTGCAGCCACCGGCGGCGGCCGGGTCGTAGACACGGCCCTCGGCGAGCGGCACCGGGTGCTCCCAGTCCGCGCGCTTGCCCTTGAGCTCGTGATTGGTGACCAGGACGGTGGCGCCGCGGCGGCCCTCGAAGGCGGCCGTGCCGTCCTGCTTGCCCGGGGTGAACTCGCCGCTCTCCAGCTTGGTCTCACCGGTGCGGGCGAGCACGCGGTACGAGAATCCGGCGGGCAGGGCGAGCAGGCCCTCCGGGTCGTCGATCAGCGGGCCGTACCCCAGCCCGTGCACCCGGTCGTGGTCGTCGTCGGAGCCCGCCGTCTCGGTGTCCTGCGTGGCGAGGGCGCCGGGCGCGGTGGCCAGGACGCCGACGGTGCCGACCAGAGCGACCCCGGCGCCTGTGTACGCCGAGCGTCGGGCGAAGTCCCTGCGAGTGAGCGACATGTGGTGTCTCCTGTGACCTTCGATGACCGAGGACCGGACCCGAAACCCCGGCCCGCGGACCTGCGCGCCTCAGGAGTGCGCGGGGGACCCGGGTTTCGGCCACACGGTTCCGCCCGTACATGGACAGCAGTTGAACGAGGGCCGAAGCGGGCGGATCTCCTTACCGGCATCTGGGCCGCGACCGCCGCCGCGCCGCCAGGAGTACGACGCGCGGCTCACCCGTGCACCGGCCCCGAAATCCCCCCACCGCTCACCGGGAGCTCAGCGGCCCGAGCCCCCGTCCCGCCTCAACTGCCCTTCTGCGAACGGGCCTTGAACGCGGCCTTGCGGGCCTCCTTGGCCACCCTCTTGTCGGGGTGCAGGCGCCCCATGGCCTCCAGGACCGCGGCCGTGGCCGGGTGGTCCACCCGCCAGGCGGACTCGAAGAAGCCGCTGTGCTGCTGGGCCAGGCCCTCCACCAGGGACTGGAGCTCGGGGGAGTTGCCCTCGGCGGCGAGCTGCGCGGCCAGGGTGTCCACGGTCAGCCAGAAGATCATCGACTCCGAGGGCGGGGGCACGTCCCGGGCCCCGTGCTCGGCCAGCCACACCCGGGCCAGACCGCCGAGCTCGGCGTCGTCCAGGACCTCCCGCAGGGCGGGCTCGGCGGAGGTGTCGACCAGCGACAGGGCCTGCTGACAGCGCAGCCTGCGCAGCGGGGCACCCTCGTCGCCGCCGCGCGCGGCGGCCAGCAACTCCCGTGCGGCGGCCAGGGTTTCGCGGTTGCCGAGCCACTGCTCGATCTCGCTCTGGGCGGCGGACTGCGGATATCCGGAGGTGCCGTCGAGCAGTGCGTCGGCGCCCTTGCCGGACAGTTCGCCGACCACCGGCGCCGCGATTCCGGCCTCGGCCAGCCGCGCCCGCATCCCGTACAGACCGAGCGGGGTGAGCCGGACCATCCCGTACCGGGTGACGTCGGAGTCGTCGACCGGGGCGGGCGCCGTCTGCTCGTCCTCCTCGGCCAGCAGCGCCTCGTCCACCGGCTGGAAGTCGACCAGGCCGATCGGCTCGATGAGCCGGAACTGGTCGTCCAGCCGCACCATGGCGCGGGAGACCTCTTCGAGGACCTCGTCGGTGGGCTGCTCCATGTCGTCGGGGACCAGCATCGAGGCGGCGAGCGCGGGCAGCGGTACGGGAGCCGGCTGGGCGGTGGAGTCCTCGCCGACGGTGAGCAGGTACAGGTTGCCGAGGACGCCGTCGAGGAAGTCCGCCTCGGCCTCGGGGTCCCAGTCCACCTGGTCCAGGTCGAGGGTGCCCTCGCCGTCCAGGGCGCCCAGGAGCCCGTCCAGTTCGGGCACACCGGCGTCGGCGAGCACGGTCTCCAGCGCGGTCAGCCACAACTGGAGGACGTCCTGCGGGGAGCCGGACAGGAGCCGGTCGAGTTCGGCGCCCCGGGTGACGGTGCCCTCCTCCTCGTCGGTGATCTCCACCAGTTCGCAGTCGACGGCGACCCGCCAGGCCTCACTGGCGTAGGCGGGGCCGTCCTCGTCCCCGGCGAGCCCCAGCGCGTCGGCCGCCGCCTCCAGTTGCTCGTCGACGAGCTCGCCGCCCGCACCCACCCGGGTGTCGGCGTCCGCCCACCGGGCCAGCCGTACCGCACGCGTGAGGAGCGGCGCGGCGAGCGCGTCCCGCGCGAGTTCCGCCTCGGGGCGCAGCCGCACCGGCGGCAGGGGGGCACTGTCTGGCATCGGATGGATCTCCTCCGGCGTAAGCGTCGACGAACCAGCGTAGAGGGTGCGCGGCGGTTCCGGCGTCAGCTCGGCGGCCAGTGGCCGGACCCGGCCGTTGTGGCCGAAGGGGACCGTCGCCCGCCACGTCCGCCCGGGCCGGCCGAACGGGCTCCCCGAACCCCTCGCCCCCTTTCGCCCGAGGTGCCCAAGTAACCCGGTTCATACGGTCTTTGGCCTGCGTACACCCGGCCAACCTTGACAACAGGTGCGGATGCGCACGAGATTGACGCGCGTAGAAATCGAACGCCGGTCTAGGACTCCGCGCCCCGCTCCAGCAGTGGCCCGCACAGCGGCACACGGCTTTGCGCTCCACCGTCCAGCCCGTCCGGCGCACTCCCCGTCCCCGGAGGGATTCCCTTGCCCAGCAAGACCACTTGGCGCCTCGCCGCGCTCACCGTCGCCGCCGTCAGCACCGCGACCGGCGCCGTGGTGCTCTCCTCGCCCGCCTCCGCCGACGAGGTCCGCGTCCACGACGTCCAGGGCGAGACCCGCACCTCCCCGCTGGCCGGTCAGCAGGTGACCGACGTCCCCGGCGTCGTCACCGGCGTCCGCACCTACGGCTCCAAGGGCTTTTGGATCCAGGACACCGAGGGCGACGGCGACGAGGCCACCAGTGAGGGCGTCTTCGTCTTCACCAGCTCGGCGCCCCAGGTCGCCGTGGGCGACAAGGTGCTGGTCGACGGCACCGTCACCGAGTACGTGCCCGGCGGCGCGAACAGCGGGAACCAGTCGCTGACCGAGATCACCGAGCCGACCGTCACCGTGGAGTCCTCGGACAACGAGCTGCCCGAGGCCGAACTCCTCGACGCCGAGAGCGTTCCGGACGCCTACTCCCCCGAGGGCGAGGGCGAGGACGGCTCGGTCAACGGCCTGCCGCTGCGCCCGGACACCTACGCGCTGGACCGCTACGAGTCCCTCGAAGGCATGAACGTCCGCATCGGCACCTCCCGGGTGATCACCGCCACCGACGCCCACTACGAGCTGTGGGTCACCGTGAAGCCGAAGGAGCGCCCCACCGAGCGCGGCGGCTCCCTGTACAACGGTTACTCCGCGCAGAACGGCGGACGGCTCCAGATCCAGTCCCTGATACCCGCCGCCGACCAGGCCTTCCCCAAGGCCGATGTCGGCGACACCCTGGCCGGACGGACCGAAGGCCCCCTGGACTACTCGCAGTTCGGCGGTTACACGCTGACCGCGCGCAGCCTCGGCGCCGTCGAGAAGGGCGGCCTGAAGCGCGAGAGCACCCGCCCCCAGCAGCGGGACCAGCTCGCGGTCGCCACGTACAACGTGGAGAACCTCGACCCGACCGACCCGCAGTCGAAGTTCGACCGCCTCGCCGAGGCCGTGGTGCGCAATCTCGCCGCGCCGGACGTGCTGGCCCTGGAGGAGATCCAGGACAACAACGGCGCCAAGAACGACGGCACGGTCGCCGCCGACGCGACGCTGGAGAAGTTCACCGCGGCGATCGAGGCCCAGGGCGGCCCGCGCTACGAGTGGCGCTCCATCGACCCGGTCGACAAGGCGGACGGCGGTGAGCCCGGCGGCAACATCCGCCAGGTCTTCCTGTTCAACCCGGACCGGGTCTCCTTCACCGACCGCCCCGGCGGCACCGCCACGGACGCCGTCGAGGTCCGCGAGAACGGGGACGGCAAGGCCGCGCTCAGCGCCTCCCCGGGCCGTATCAGCCCCGACGCCGACGCCTGGAAGAACAGCCGCAAGCCGCTGGCCGGCGAGTTCGTCTTCCGCGGCCGCACGGTCTTCGTGATCGCCAACCACTTCGCCTCCAAGGGCGGCGACCAGGCCCTGCACTCGCAGTTCCAGCCGCCGGTCCGCGGCTCCGAGGAGCAGCGCCACCAGCAGGCCCGCGAGGTCAACTCCTTCGTCAAGGACCTGCTCTCGGTCCAGAAGAACGCCCGGGTGATCACCCTCGGCGACATCAACGACTTCGAGTTCTCCGCGACCACCCGCCTCCTGGAGGACGACCGCGCGCTGTACTCGGCGATCAAGTCCCTGCCGAAGAAGGCCCGTTACTCCTACGTCTACCAGGGCAACAGCCAGGTGCTCGACCAGATCCTGGTCAGCCCCGCCGTCCGCGACCGCGGCTTCTCGTACGACAGCGTGCACATCAACGCCGAGTTCGCCGAGCAGAACAGCGACCACGACCCGCAGGTGCTGCGCTTCAAGCCGTGAACTCCCCTGTAGCCGAGGGGACTTGCACGCTCGCATAGGAACGTGGCCCGCGTCCGCCCGGACGCGGGCCACTCGCGTTGTCGTGGCAGGACCTCGTCGTGGCAGGACTTCACTGTGCTCGGTGTGGTCGGTCCTCACGCGGGGCGTCCTCACCCTCGGCGGACGGGCCGGGCGGGCCGTTCTCCCCGCCCGCGAGTGCGGCGGATTCCGGACCGTCCGTACCGTCGCCGTCGCCGTCGAGTGCGGCCCGGGCGGCGGCCACGAAGCGTCGGCTGGTGGCGAACCGCACACGCAGCGCGGCGGAGCGGGCGTCGGGCGCCAACTCGACGGCGCTGAGCGGGACTTCATGGCCACTCTCGCGCTGGTCACCCGCGCCGAACGTCGCCCGTTCACCCACCGCCCCGGCATGCGTACGGAACTCCTCGGCCAGTCCGCGTACGACCGCACGCCCGGCCCCGGCCACCTCCTCCGGCCCCGTGAGCTGAACCCGGATCAAGGCCTCGTCGACGGCACGCCGCGCGGTGAACCCCGCCTGCCAGGGCAGGGGTTCGGCGAACGGGCGGGCCGTCCAGCCCTCGTCCAGGACGCGGTAGGCGGCGTCCACCCGGCCGAGGAACTGCTCGTAGGCCAGGCCCCGGGCCTCCCGGCGGGCAGCCGCGCGCTGCTCCGCACGCTCCTCGCGTGCGAGTGCCGCCTGGTGCCGGAGCTGCCGCGCGGTCGTCCGGGCGGACACCAGGGCGGCGAGCCCGGCCGCCGCCAGCGTGGACAGCGCGGTGATCAGGGCTACGGCGACGGTGGGGTTCACGGGGGCATTGTTTCGCGGGACCTCGGCGAATACGAGGGGCTCGTACGCACCGAGAACACCTCTCGAAGCCGCGAGCTTCCTCAACGTCGACGATCTCTATCTGTGGCCTACCCGTCGAGCGGCAGGCTAAGTGCCCCGATCATCGCCGAGCTAAACTTGTACCGTCCGTAACATGATGGGTTACTTATGGCATTTCGGTATCGCTGATCAAGAAGGCAAAGAATCAACGCAATAAACCATAATCAGTCGCATTAGAAGCAGCTTCAGGCAGTGCCACTCCCACCAAGCTGCAACACTTTACAGCTACCGGCGGAGCCATGCCGTCAACAGTGCTCCCACTACGACACCGAGGAGCGAGGCGCAAAAGGTTGTCACCCTCTGCACTTCCTGTGTGTGTTGCGACTCGAGAATATCCAGTGTCTTCTCAGCGGTTTCCAGTTCGGCTTCGAAAGTCTCAGATAATCCCTTATGCGTGTAGGGGTGGATGATTCGAACAGAGCGATCAGCGTAAACACTAGAAATGAGATCCTCATCTGCCCTGAGTTCATTCACTGCGGTCAACTTCGCCTGAAGCAGGGAAAGCCTGAGCCCCAGCAAGTCGCGCTTGTTCCGAAATACACGCCTAAAGTAGGCAATCACTCCGCGCTGCGCATAAGTATCCGCCAGACCTTCAGCAAGCCCGACGGTAGACGTGGCGCGCTTCATCCTCTTCGCGCTATCAATTTTTACGCGGTAGAACGCCGAAATTTCTGGAATCAGCCAAGCGAAAACAAACTCGAGCGCATTCCCTAAGGATGTGGAGCCCTGTTCGTAGCAGAATCTGAAGTCATGGTAGCCCGGACGCTCCTTCACATCTACCGAAATTCCGTCGACCAGCTGTTCACCCTGACTCCCGGCAGCCAGGTAGAAATTTCCATGAAACGGCGACGGCCCCAGCTTCCGGATTCGGGTTTGATCACCCTGAAGCTTTCCTATTTCCCGTTTCAGGAACTCTCTGACTACAACCAGCGACATGGATGGAGTTCGGAGAGATGCGTCAGCCCCATCGCAGATTACGAAAGTTACAGGATGGCGGTGATTAAAATACGTACGGACGATAAAGTCCTCCGTATCACCCACCTTCCGAGACGCCCTAAGCCCTGACTGCACTCGACTCGGAATCGTGATCCTGAATTTCATCACGCCGGCCTCCGGGGTGAATTCTTTTGACTCACCCCATGGCGTAATTCCCGATTTTGGCGCAAACCCTCTTGAAATATTTTCAAGCTCGAGATCTCTTATTGCAGGAATCGCCTCCAGAGTGGCGTGAACACCACTTTTCCACTCTTCGACATCTTTTGCGCCAACGACCTCTGGAACAATGCACCCCACACCGAATGCTGCTTCCGTTTGCATCAATCCTCCTGCCGACTCTGGGCCGCTACCACTCTATCGATCTTGAGTGGGTTTACAGTCACAACCATGCGGTACTCGGAACGAATGCAGCGACTCGATACGTGAATATGACGGCTCCGCAGCAGCGACCGGTTCTCTACCAACGCACGAGTGTCCTCGCAGGCCGTCGAGGACGGCCTGCGAGGACACTCGGTACTGACTAATGCCGACCTGTCGGCCGCTCGGCAGCAGGTCAGGAGTTGTAGGGCGGCGGCGGAGGACGGCGGCCAGTGGTCAGTTGTGGCTGTGCAGCACCTCGTTGAGCCCGCCCCAGACCGCGTTGTTCGGGCGGGCCTCGACCGTGCCGGTGACCGAGTTGCGGCGGAAGAGGATGTTCGAGGCGCCGGAGAGTTCGCGGGCCTTGACGACCTGTCCGTCGGGCATCGTGATGCGGGTGCCCGCCGTGACGTACAGGCCCGCCTCGACCACGCACTCGTCGCCGAGCGCGATGCCGACCCCGGCCTCCGCGCCGACCAGGCAGCGCTCGCCGATGGTGATCCGGACGTTGCCGCCGCCGGACAGGGTGCCCATGGTGGAGGCGCCACCGCCGATGTCGGAGCCGTCGCCGACGACCACACCGGCCGAGATGCGGCCCTCGACCATCGAGGTGCCGAGGGTGCCCGCGTTGAAGTTCACGAAGCCCTCGTGCATGACCGTGGTGCCCTCGGCGAGGTGGGCGCCGAGCCGTACCCGGTCGGCGTCGCCGATACGGACGCCCTTGGGCGCCACGTAGTCCGTCATCCGCGGGAACTTGTCCACGGAGGTCACCTGGAGGTGCAGGCCCTCGGCGCGGGCGTTCAGGCGCACCTTCTCCAGGTCGTCGACGGCGACCGGGCCGAGCGAGGTCCAGGCGACGTTGGTGAGCAGGCCGAAGACGCCGTCCAGGCTCTGCCCGTGCGGCTTGACCAGACGGTGGCTGAGCAGGTGCAGCCGCAGGTAGGCGTCGTGGGCGTCGAGCGGCTTGTCGTCGAGGGAGGCGATGACCGTGCGGACCGCGACGGTCTCGACTCCGCGCCGGGCGTCGGTCCCGACGGCGCGGGCGGCGCGCTCACCGAGGAGCTCCACGGCGCGCTCCGTGCTCAGCCGCTCGGTCCCGGCCGGGCCGGGCGACTCGGCGAGCTCGGGCGCCGGGAACCAGGTGTCGAGAACGGTGCCGTCCGCGGTGAGGGTCGCCAGACCCGCGGCGACGGCGCCGGTGGTACGAGGAGCAGTGGTGTCGGTCATGAGGGCAACCTAACCGGCCGGGGCCGCGATGGGCGAACCGGTCTCACCGGGCGGTCGCGGCCCGCACACCCGCGGCCGCACGGCACGGCGGCCCGGCCCGAGGGCTCCGGTCAGGCGTGCGCCCCGCCCGCCGCGTTCAGGACCACCACACCCGCGATGATCAGCACGATCCCCAGCGCCTTCACGGCGGTCATCGGCTCCCCCAGGAACAGCGCCCCGATGGTGGCGATGGCCGCCGTACCCGTCCCGGACCAGATCGCGTACGCGGTGCCGACGCTCAGCGTCCTGAGCGTCTGTGCGAGCAGGGCGAAGGCGATCACATACCCCAGCACCGTGCCCAGCGAGGGCCACAGCCTGCTGAACCCCTCGCTGTACTTCATCGCCGTGGTGGCCGCGACCTCCGCGGCTATGGCTCCCGCGAGCAGCGCGTATCCCATGCAGGCGAGGGTACGTGGCGGTGCCACCGGCATCGGAGGGGCCCGGGTCACGGGGTCACACAGGAATCACGCAGGAGTCATCGAGGTCGAGGGCCGCCGGGACCGGTGGCGCCGCTCCTGTCACCTGTGGGACCGTCCGCGGCTCCCGCGAGGGCCGCGGTGACGATGCGGCGGCTCATCGGCGACGGGTCCGCGCCGAGTTCGGTGGGTGTGAACGACCAGACCAGGCGGCGTTGCTGGTCGCGGGTGGCGAACATCGCACTGGCGTAGCCGTACGTCTCACCGGTCTTGCCCCACCAGGTGACCCCGGCCACCGTGGCCGTCTGCAGTCCGTCGCTGTACCGGGCCGGGCTCCCGTCGAGCATCCGCACCTCGGCGGGCGGCAGGGTGAACATCCGCTCCAGCCGGTGCGCGGGCAGCAGATCGCCGGAGAACAGGGCGGTGAGGAAGCGTTCCAGGTCCCCGGTGCTGGAGACGATCTCACCGTCGGCCCAGGAGCTGGACATGTCGTACTCGCTCACGTCCGCCCGTGAACCGTCCTTCAGATCGAGATAGCCGTGTACGTAACTGCCGTGCAGGCGTGGGTCGTTGCCGTGGCTGGAGGGGAACAGGGTGTGGTGCAGCCCCAGTGGGCGCAGCAGGCGGCGCCGGATCTCGTCGCCGTAGCGTCGGCCGGTGAGCCGCTCGATCACCAGGGCCGCGAGCACGTAGTTGATGCCGCGGTACTCCTGCCGGGTGCCGGGGGCGAACTTCAGCGGGCTGCCGGTGACCGTGGCGACGATCCGGTGGGGCGTCCAGCGGTCGTACCGGTGTCGCAGCACCTCCTCGGGCGTCCGCCACGCGGGAAGCCCCCGGTGGTCGGGCAGCCCGCTGGTGTGGTTCAGCAGATGGGCCACGGTGATCGCGGCGAAGTCCAACGGCAGCAGCCCGGGCAGGAGTTGACGAACCGGGACGTCCAGCCGCAGCCGCCCTTCCTCGGCGAGCTGAAGCAGCACGGTGGCCACGAAGGGCTTGGTGATACTCCCCGCGCGCACCCGGTCGTCGAGCCCGACGGCACGGCCGGTCCGCAGGTCGGCCACGCCGACGGTGCCCTGCCAGCAGCCCGCCGACCCGCTGACCCGTAACTGAGCGCCGGTGGACCGGGGTTGGGTCAGGTCCGCGAGGGCGGCCCGGAGGGCACGCGGGGACGGGGGTGGCAGGACGGCGCTGCCCGGCTGGGTGGACGAGGGGGTGGAAGGTGAGCCGGTCGGCGGGTTGTGGAGCGGTCGCTCATGGCGGTGCGCTCGGTCCCGCGCGGAGGCGGGCGCGGCGGAGACGGCCAGTACGGCGCCGGTGGCGGAGGCGAGCAGCGCCCTACGGGACGGCCGGACACCTCGCGAAGTCACAAGCCGCGGCGACTGCGGCGACTGCGGCTCAACACCCTTGTACGGTCGGGGAGTTGGGGTGCGCGCGGAGGTTTTGGCGGGTTCGAAAGTCATGCC
This is a stretch of genomic DNA from Streptomyces sp. NA04227. It encodes these proteins:
- a CDS encoding alkaline phosphatase PhoX, with protein sequence MSLTRRDFARRSAYTGAGVALVGTVGVLATAPGALATQDTETAGSDDDHDRVHGLGYGPLIDDPEGLLALPAGFSYRVLARTGETKLESGEFTPGKQDGTAAFEGRRGATVLVTNHELKGKRADWEHPVPLAEGRVYDPAAAGGCTVVEVRRDGHVGQWVGIAGTSTNCAGGATPWGTWLTCEETEDKAGQKGMTKDHGYVFEVDPEDERANREPKPIKALGRYAHEAVVVDRRRGHLYLTEDASDPNGLLYRWTPPRGFEHGRGKLATLADDAGVLQAFKCFDSGGRFVDDLSRATEIGTVYGIDWIDVPDRDAKTVSVRKQFTDGEVTRARKLEGMWWGDGGVYIVSSYAREESPEQHDGQVWFYHPGRRTLTLKVLLGVNEDPSKDGALDGPDNITVSPYGGLILAEDGEGIQHLFGATDSGRTYPIARNQLNIGTAEEPEYSEFAGVTFSPDGRTLFANVQEPGIMYAITGPWKRQPRR
- a CDS encoding endonuclease/exonuclease/phosphatase family protein, which encodes MPSKTTWRLAALTVAAVSTATGAVVLSSPASADEVRVHDVQGETRTSPLAGQQVTDVPGVVTGVRTYGSKGFWIQDTEGDGDEATSEGVFVFTSSAPQVAVGDKVLVDGTVTEYVPGGANSGNQSLTEITEPTVTVESSDNELPEAELLDAESVPDAYSPEGEGEDGSVNGLPLRPDTYALDRYESLEGMNVRIGTSRVITATDAHYELWVTVKPKERPTERGGSLYNGYSAQNGGRLQIQSLIPAADQAFPKADVGDTLAGRTEGPLDYSQFGGYTLTARSLGAVEKGGLKRESTRPQQRDQLAVATYNVENLDPTDPQSKFDRLAEAVVRNLAAPDVLALEEIQDNNGAKNDGTVAADATLEKFTAAIEAQGGPRYEWRSIDPVDKADGGEPGGNIRQVFLFNPDRVSFTDRPGGTATDAVEVRENGDGKAALSASPGRISPDADAWKNSRKPLAGEFVFRGRTVFVIANHFASKGGDQALHSQFQPPVRGSEEQRHQQAREVNSFVKDLLSVQKNARVITLGDINDFEFSATTRLLEDDRALYSAIKSLPKKARYSYVYQGNSQVLDQILVSPAVRDRGFSYDSVHINAEFAEQNSDHDPQVLRFKP
- the dapD gene encoding 2,3,4,5-tetrahydropyridine-2,6-dicarboxylate N-succinyltransferase; this encodes MTDTTAPRTTGAVAAGLATLTADGTVLDTWFPAPELAESPGPAGTERLSTERAVELLGERAARAVGTDARRGVETVAVRTVIASLDDKPLDAHDAYLRLHLLSHRLVKPHGQSLDGVFGLLTNVAWTSLGPVAVDDLEKVRLNARAEGLHLQVTSVDKFPRMTDYVAPKGVRIGDADRVRLGAHLAEGTTVMHEGFVNFNAGTLGTSMVEGRISAGVVVGDGSDIGGGASTMGTLSGGGNVRITIGERCLVGAEAGVGIALGDECVVEAGLYVTAGTRITMPDGQVVKARELSGASNILFRRNSVTGTVEARPNNAVWGGLNEVLHSHN
- a CDS encoding multidrug efflux SMR transporter, whose protein sequence is MGYALLAGAIAAEVAATTAMKYSEGFSRLWPSLGTVLGYVIAFALLAQTLRTLSVGTAYAIWSGTGTAAIATIGALFLGEPMTAVKALGIVLIIAGVVVLNAAGGAHA
- a CDS encoding serine hydrolase produces the protein MTFEPAKTSARTPTPRPYKGVEPQSPQSPRLVTSRGVRPSRRALLASATGAVLAVSAAPASARDRAHRHERPLHNPPTGSPSTPSSTQPGSAVLPPPSPRALRAALADLTQPRSTGAQLRVSGSAGCWQGTVGVADLRTGRAVGLDDRVRAGSITKPFVATVLLQLAEEGRLRLDVPVRQLLPGLLPLDFAAITVAHLLNHTSGLPDHRGLPAWRTPEEVLRHRYDRWTPHRIVATVTGSPLKFAPGTRQEYRGINYVLAALVIERLTGRRYGDEIRRRLLRPLGLHHTLFPSSHGNDPRLHGSYVHGYLDLKDGSRADVSEYDMSSSWADGEIVSSTGDLERFLTALFSGDLLPAHRLERMFTLPPAEVRMLDGSPARYSDGLQTATVAGVTWWGKTGETYGYASAMFATRDQQRRLVWSFTPTELGADPSPMSRRIVTAALAGAADGPTGDRSGATGPGGPRPR